From Achromobacter spanius, a single genomic window includes:
- a CDS encoding PrkA family serine protein kinase: protein MVEGFKSQYAREQESELSLEEYLSLAKRDPMAYASPAERMLAAIGDPEIVDTRNDPRLSRLFSNRTIRRYPAFQEFYGMEDVIGQIVAFFKHAAQGLEERKQILYLLGPVGGGKSSIAERLKALMESFPIYALKGSPVNESPLGLFHPERFGDMLEKEYGIPKRYLTGIMSPWAVKRLKEFDGDISKFRVVRLNPSVLRQIAIAKTEPGDENNQDISSLVGKVDIRKLDRHSQDDPDAYSYSGGLCLANQGLLEFVEMFKAPIKMLHPLLTATQEGNFKGTEGFSAIPFNGTILAHSNESEWQTFRNNKHNEAFLDRIYIVKVPYCLQVSEEVRIYEKLLHHSSLSEAPCAPGTLDMMAQFSVLTRLKEPENSSIYSKLRVYDGESLKDVDPKAKALQEYKDYAGTDEGMTGVSTRFAYKILSSVFNYDQTEVAANPVHLMYVLEQRIGREDYPDEIRRRYLEFIKGFLAPRYAEFIGKEIQTAYLESYSEYGQNIFDRYVTFADCWIQDEEFRDPETGESFDRSALNDELEKIEKPAGIANPKDFRNEIVNFVLRARANNSGRNPNWTSYEKLREVIEKKMFSNTEDLLPVISFNAKASAEDKSKHQSFVDRMVEKGYTEKQVRLLCEWYLRVRKSS, encoded by the coding sequence ATCGTCGAAGGCTTCAAGTCGCAGTATGCAAGAGAGCAGGAATCAGAGCTCTCGCTCGAAGAGTATCTGAGCCTCGCCAAGCGTGATCCCATGGCCTACGCCAGCCCCGCTGAGCGCATGCTGGCCGCGATCGGCGACCCTGAAATCGTGGATACGCGCAACGACCCACGTCTTTCCCGTTTGTTTTCCAACCGGACCATCCGGCGCTATCCCGCGTTCCAGGAGTTCTACGGCATGGAGGACGTGATCGGACAGATCGTCGCGTTCTTCAAGCACGCCGCCCAGGGACTGGAAGAGCGCAAGCAAATTCTCTATCTGCTGGGACCGGTGGGCGGCGGCAAGTCGTCCATCGCCGAACGGCTCAAGGCGTTGATGGAAAGTTTTCCCATCTACGCGTTGAAGGGATCGCCGGTAAACGAATCGCCGCTCGGCCTGTTCCATCCCGAACGATTCGGCGACATGCTTGAAAAGGAATACGGCATCCCGAAGCGCTACCTGACCGGCATCATGTCGCCGTGGGCAGTCAAGCGCTTGAAGGAATTCGACGGCGACATCTCGAAGTTCCGTGTCGTGCGCCTGAATCCGTCGGTGCTGCGCCAGATCGCCATCGCCAAGACCGAACCGGGCGACGAAAACAACCAGGATATTTCCTCGCTGGTGGGCAAGGTCGACATCCGCAAGCTCGACCGCCATTCGCAGGACGACCCGGACGCGTACAGCTATTCCGGCGGCTTGTGCCTGGCGAACCAGGGGCTGCTCGAGTTCGTGGAAATGTTCAAGGCCCCGATCAAGATGCTGCATCCGCTGTTGACGGCCACCCAGGAAGGCAACTTCAAGGGCACGGAAGGCTTCTCGGCCATCCCGTTCAACGGCACGATCCTGGCCCACTCGAACGAATCGGAATGGCAGACCTTCCGCAACAACAAGCACAACGAGGCGTTCCTTGACCGTATCTATATCGTCAAGGTGCCTTACTGCCTGCAGGTGTCCGAAGAGGTCCGCATCTACGAGAAGCTGCTGCATCACAGTTCGCTGTCCGAAGCGCCTTGCGCGCCCGGAACGCTGGACATGATGGCGCAGTTCTCGGTGTTGACCCGGCTGAAGGAACCCGAAAATTCCAGCATCTATTCCAAGCTGCGGGTCTACGACGGTGAAAGCCTGAAGGACGTCGATCCCAAGGCCAAGGCGCTGCAGGAATACAAAGACTACGCGGGCACCGACGAAGGCATGACCGGGGTCTCGACGCGGTTTGCGTACAAGATTCTGTCCAGCGTCTTCAACTACGACCAGACCGAAGTGGCTGCCAATCCGGTGCACCTGATGTACGTGCTGGAGCAGCGCATCGGCCGCGAAGACTATCCCGACGAAATCCGCCGGCGCTATCTGGAGTTCATCAAGGGCTTCCTGGCGCCGCGTTACGCGGAGTTTATCGGCAAGGAGATCCAGACCGCCTATCTCGAGTCCTACTCCGAATACGGCCAGAACATCTTCGACCGCTACGTGACGTTTGCCGATTGCTGGATTCAGGACGAGGAGTTCCGCGATCCTGAAACCGGCGAAAGCTTCGACCGCAGCGCGTTGAACGACGAGCTGGAAAAGATCGAGAAGCCGGCTGGCATCGCCAATCCGAAGGACTTCCGCAACGAGATTGTGAACTTCGTGCTGCGGGCGCGCGCCAACAACAGCGGCCGCAATCCGAACTGGACCAGCTATGAAAAGCTGCGCGAAGTGATCGAGAAGAAGATGTTCTCGAACACGGAAGACCTGCTGCCGGTGATTTCGTTCAACGCCAAGGCCTCGGCCGAGGACAAGTCGAAACACCAGAGCTTCGTCGACCGGATGGTGGAGAAGGGCTACACGGAAAAGCAGGTCAGGCTGCTGTGCGAGTGGTATCTCCGTGTGAGGAAGTCTTCCTGA
- the tyrS gene encoding tyrosine--tRNA ligase, with amino-acid sequence MSPTEAPITPEVEADLRIAKRGCDELLVEAEFARKLAKSRASGVPLRIKLGLDPTAPDIHLGHTVVLNKMRQLQDLGHNVIFLIGDFTSTIGDPSGRNSTRPPLTREQIEANAKTYYAQASLVLDPARTEIRYNSEWCDPLGARGMIQLASRYTVARMMEREDFTKRFKGGIPISVHEFLYPLMQGYDSVALKSDLELGGTDQKFNLLVGRELQKEYGQEPQCILTMPLLVGTDGVEKMSKSKGNYIGISESPDSMFGKLMSISDTLMWRYFELLSFRSLEDIAALKQEIEGGRNPRDAKVMLAQEIIARFHSAKAADDALASFEARFRDGAIPDDMPEVNIGGAPVGILKLLREAGLVASGSEAQRNVEQGGVRVNGDRVEDKSLQLPAGTYVVQVGKRKFARVNLNP; translated from the coding sequence ATGTCACCCACCGAAGCCCCCATTACTCCTGAAGTCGAAGCGGATCTGCGTATAGCCAAGCGCGGCTGCGATGAACTGCTGGTCGAAGCCGAATTCGCCCGCAAGCTGGCCAAGAGCCGCGCCAGCGGCGTGCCGCTGCGCATCAAGCTCGGCCTGGATCCGACCGCCCCGGACATTCACCTGGGCCACACGGTGGTGCTGAACAAGATGCGCCAGCTCCAGGACCTGGGGCACAACGTCATCTTCCTGATCGGCGACTTCACCTCGACCATCGGCGATCCCAGTGGCCGCAACAGCACGCGCCCGCCGCTCACGCGTGAGCAGATCGAGGCCAACGCCAAGACCTATTACGCCCAGGCCAGCCTGGTGCTGGATCCGGCCCGCACCGAGATCCGCTACAACTCCGAGTGGTGCGATCCCCTGGGCGCGCGCGGCATGATCCAGCTGGCGTCGCGCTACACGGTGGCCCGCATGATGGAACGCGAAGACTTCACCAAGCGCTTCAAGGGCGGCATCCCGATCTCGGTGCATGAATTCCTGTATCCGCTGATGCAGGGTTACGACTCGGTCGCGCTGAAGTCCGATCTGGAGCTGGGGGGCACCGATCAGAAGTTCAACCTGCTGGTCGGGCGCGAACTGCAAAAAGAATATGGACAGGAGCCGCAGTGCATCCTGACGATGCCGCTGCTGGTCGGGACGGACGGCGTAGAGAAGATGTCCAAGTCCAAGGGCAACTACATCGGCATTTCGGAGTCGCCCGATTCCATGTTCGGCAAGCTCATGTCGATCTCCGATACGCTGATGTGGCGTTACTTCGAGCTGCTGTCCTTCCGCTCGCTGGAGGATATCGCCGCGCTCAAACAGGAGATCGAAGGTGGCCGCAACCCGCGCGATGCCAAGGTCATGCTGGCCCAGGAAATCATCGCGCGCTTCCATTCCGCCAAGGCGGCAGACGACGCGCTGGCGTCGTTTGAGGCGCGTTTCCGCGATGGCGCCATTCCTGACGACATGCCCGAAGTCAACATCGGCGGCGCGCCGGTGGGCATCCTGAAGCTGCTGCGCGAGGCAGGACTGGTGGCCTCCGGCTCGGAAGCGCAGCGCAATGTCGAGCAGGGCGGCGTGCGCGTCAACGGCGATCGCGTGGAAGACAAATCGTTGCAATTGCCGGCCGGGACTTACGTCGTTCAGGTGGGCAAGCGCAAGTTTGCACGTGTTAACTTGAACCCGTAA
- a CDS encoding cysteine hydrolase family protein: MKQALIVIDVQESFRQRPFWDESEYPAFISQIQPLIDAAAGQDIPVLQVFHTSPSDDPANPFSVASGHVKTLKELRISPTAVFHKTVHSSLYAKDENGASLHDWLLKHGIEGIIVAGIRTEQCCETTSRHASDAGFKVVFPTDATLTFAMQSPSGRTYTPAEIRDRTELVLQGRFARIVRAADALAA, translated from the coding sequence ATGAAACAGGCACTTATCGTCATCGACGTCCAAGAATCCTTCCGCCAACGTCCGTTTTGGGACGAATCGGAGTACCCGGCGTTCATTTCGCAGATCCAGCCGCTGATCGATGCCGCCGCCGGCCAGGATATTCCCGTCCTGCAGGTATTCCACACCAGCCCGTCCGACGACCCCGCCAACCCGTTTTCGGTCGCCTCCGGCCACGTCAAGACGCTCAAGGAACTGCGGATTTCGCCCACGGCGGTGTTCCATAAAACGGTGCATTCGTCGCTGTACGCCAAGGACGAGAACGGCGCCTCGCTGCACGATTGGCTGCTCAAGCACGGCATCGAAGGCATCATCGTGGCCGGCATCCGCACGGAACAGTGCTGCGAAACGACGTCGCGCCATGCCAGCGACGCCGGCTTCAAGGTGGTGTTTCCGACCGACGCGACGCTGACCTTCGCCATGCAGAGCCCATCCGGCAGAACCTACACGCCGGCCGAGATCCGCGATCGGACCGAACTGGTCTTGCAGGGCCGATTTGCCCGCATCGTGCGCGCGGCCGACGCGCTGGCGGCGTAA
- a CDS encoding GlxA family transcriptional regulator — MIPVYFVVPRGIVLLDLAGPAEAFRVANKLCPGTFAQHFCGPSRDVESGIPGLHLAHVQPLPAAVPGNALVIISGVVGKHTRLDDDDARAIVDWLAIRHPADGFTLMTVCAGALFAAAAGLTRQRECTTHHTCLEQLTALDPTARVLDNRIFVEDGNLVSSAGITAGIDLALHMVSRHCGPRAASEAARDMVVYQRRAGSDSALSPWLDHRSHLHPGVHRVQDAVIRDPAAPWSAQSLADQAHTSARHLTRLFREHAGCTPMDYLYEIRVALARDLLRDTRLDLERVAEKSGFGSAQHMRRVWRKFQPLTPSLMRR; from the coding sequence ATGATCCCGGTGTATTTCGTGGTGCCGCGGGGCATTGTGCTGCTGGACCTCGCGGGTCCGGCGGAAGCCTTTCGCGTGGCCAACAAGCTGTGTCCGGGCACGTTCGCGCAGCATTTCTGCGGCCCTTCCCGCGACGTCGAAAGCGGCATCCCCGGCTTGCACCTGGCGCATGTGCAACCGCTGCCGGCTGCCGTGCCCGGCAATGCATTGGTCATTATCTCGGGCGTGGTGGGCAAGCACACGCGCCTGGACGACGACGATGCCCGCGCCATCGTCGACTGGCTGGCCATCCGCCATCCGGCCGACGGCTTCACCTTGATGACGGTCTGCGCGGGCGCGCTGTTCGCGGCGGCGGCCGGGCTGACGCGGCAGCGCGAGTGCACCACGCATCACACCTGCCTGGAACAGTTGACGGCGCTGGACCCCACCGCTCGCGTGCTGGACAACCGGATTTTTGTCGAGGACGGCAACCTGGTCAGCAGCGCGGGTATTACGGCCGGGATCGATCTGGCGCTGCACATGGTGTCGCGCCATTGCGGCCCGCGAGCGGCCAGCGAGGCGGCGCGCGACATGGTTGTCTACCAGCGCCGCGCCGGCTCGGATTCGGCGTTGTCGCCCTGGCTGGATCATCGCAGCCATCTGCACCCGGGCGTGCACCGGGTCCAGGATGCCGTTATCCGCGATCCGGCCGCGCCCTGGTCGGCCCAGTCGCTGGCGGATCAGGCGCACACCAGCGCCCGGCACCTGACGCGCCTGTTTCGTGAACACGCAGGCTGCACGCCGATGGATTATCTGTACGAAATTCGTGTGGCGCTGGCGCGAGACCTGTTGCGCGACACCCGGCTGGACCTGGAACGGGTGGCGGAAAAATCGGGTTTCGGATCGGCGCAACACATGCGCCGCGTATGGCGCAAGTTCCAGCCCCTGACGCCAAGTCTGATGCGGCGCTAG
- the ribD gene encoding bifunctional diaminohydroxyphosphoribosylaminopyrimidine deaminase/5-amino-6-(5-phosphoribosylamino)uracil reductase RibD, producing MQRALALAQTVMYTTAPNPRVGCVIVRDGRVLGEGATQPPGGPHAEICALRDAQSRGESVAGSTLYVTLEPCSHFGRTPPCVDAVLAARPARVVVAMGDPNPLVNGQGLARLREAGIAVTTGVCREAALAVNAGFISRMSRGLPWVWMKMAASLDGRSALHNGMSQWITGPEARADGHRWRARSCVVLTGMGTVLKDDPQLNVRDVDTPRQPRKAIVDGRFEIPETARLFDGAEVIVFTAREDAAKAARLADRNARVVCLPGTESGRVDLPAMMRWMAEQQFNEVHVEAGAGLSGALVSAGCVDELLLYLAPVLLGDAAGMVRLPMLEHLDAARRYEFTDTARVGADLCVRARVAGTWRQLMESVALPTLS from the coding sequence ATGCAACGCGCGCTGGCGCTGGCGCAGACCGTCATGTACACCACCGCGCCCAACCCCCGGGTCGGCTGCGTGATCGTGCGTGACGGCCGCGTGCTGGGCGAAGGCGCAACCCAGCCGCCGGGCGGTCCGCACGCCGAGATCTGCGCGCTGCGTGACGCGCAATCGCGCGGCGAGTCGGTCGCCGGCTCGACGCTGTACGTCACGCTGGAGCCCTGCAGCCACTTCGGCCGCACGCCGCCGTGCGTGGACGCGGTCCTGGCAGCGCGGCCGGCGCGCGTGGTGGTGGCCATGGGGGATCCGAATCCGCTTGTCAACGGCCAGGGGCTGGCGCGGCTGCGCGAAGCGGGCATCGCAGTGACAACCGGCGTCTGCCGCGAAGCGGCGCTGGCGGTGAACGCCGGCTTCATCTCGCGCATGAGCCGCGGTCTGCCGTGGGTGTGGATGAAGATGGCGGCGTCGCTCGACGGCCGCAGCGCGCTGCATAACGGCATGTCGCAATGGATCACCGGACCGGAAGCGCGGGCCGACGGACACCGCTGGCGCGCGCGCAGCTGCGTCGTGCTGACCGGCATGGGCACCGTGCTCAAGGACGATCCCCAACTGAACGTGCGCGACGTCGATACGCCGCGCCAGCCGCGCAAGGCCATCGTGGATGGCCGCTTCGAGATCCCCGAGACCGCGCGGCTTTTCGATGGCGCGGAAGTCATCGTGTTTACCGCACGCGAAGATGCCGCGAAGGCGGCGCGCCTGGCGGACAGAAATGCCCGCGTGGTGTGCTTGCCGGGCACGGAGTCCGGCCGCGTCGATCTGCCGGCGATGATGCGCTGGATGGCCGAGCAGCAGTTCAACGAGGTGCACGTCGAAGCGGGCGCCGGCCTGAGCGGCGCGCTGGTGTCCGCCGGCTGCGTCGATGAACTGCTGTTGTATCTGGCGCCGGTGCTGCTTGGCGACGCGGCGGGCATGGTGCGCCTGCCGATGCTCGAACATCTGGACGCGGCGCGGCGCTACGAATTTACCGATACCGCGCGCGTGGGCGCCGATCTGTGCGTGCGCGCGCGTGTGGCCGGCACGTGGCGCCAGTTGATGGAAAGCGTGGCGTTGCCCACGTTGTCGTAA
- the nrdR gene encoding transcriptional regulator NrdR — protein MRCPFCGNAETQVVDSRVSEEGDAIRRRRRCLSCDKRFTTYERVELAMPSIVKRNGSRSEYDPVKLRASLSLALRKRPVSTEDVDAAVARIEEQLLASGQREVPSEHIGELVMTELRKLDKVAYVRFASVYKSFEDIGEFVEAIREMQGPLLPGKLRKD, from the coding sequence ATGCGGTGTCCATTTTGCGGCAATGCCGAAACGCAGGTCGTCGACAGCCGGGTCTCCGAAGAGGGCGACGCGATTCGCCGTCGCCGCCGGTGCCTGTCCTGTGACAAGCGGTTCACCACCTATGAACGGGTGGAGCTCGCCATGCCTTCGATCGTCAAGCGCAATGGCAGCCGCAGCGAATACGATCCGGTCAAATTGCGCGCCAGCCTCAGCCTGGCCCTGCGCAAACGCCCCGTCAGCACGGAAGACGTGGACGCGGCCGTGGCGCGCATCGAGGAACAATTGCTTGCCAGCGGCCAGCGCGAAGTGCCGTCGGAACACATCGGCGAACTCGTCATGACCGAACTGCGCAAGCTCGACAAGGTGGCCTACGTGCGCTTTGCCTCGGTGTACAAGAGCTTCGAGGACATCGGCGAATTCGTCGAAGCCATCCGCGAAATGCAGGGCCCGCTGCTGCCGGGCAAGCTGCGCAAGGACTAG
- the glyA gene encoding serine hydroxymethyltransferase has translation MFDRNLTLSKADPDVWAAIQKEDQRQEQHIELIASENYASPAVMEAQGTQLTNKYAEGYPGKRYYGGCEYVDVVEQLAIDRLKQIFGAEAANVQPNSGSQANQGVYMAVLKPGDTVLGMSLAEGGHLTHGASVNASGKLYNFISYGLDENEVLNYEQVEQLAKEHKPKLIVAGASAYALHIDFERMARIARENGALFMVDIAHYAGLVAGGAYPNPVPHADFVTSTTHKSLRGPRGGVIMMKAEHEKIINSAIFPGIQGGPLMHVIAGKAVAFKEALEPEFKGYAEQVVKNAKVLADTLVKRGLRIVSGRTESHVMLVDLRSKGITGKEAEAVLGQAHITVNKNAIPNDPEKPFVTSGIRLGTPAMTTRGFTEADAELTANLIADVLDNPRDEANIAAVRAKVNELTSRLPVYGKK, from the coding sequence ATGTTTGACCGCAACCTCACCTTGTCCAAGGCTGACCCGGACGTTTGGGCCGCCATCCAGAAGGAAGACCAGCGCCAAGAGCAGCACATCGAGCTGATCGCTTCGGAGAACTACGCCAGCCCGGCCGTCATGGAAGCGCAAGGCACGCAGCTCACGAACAAGTACGCCGAAGGCTACCCGGGCAAGCGCTACTACGGTGGTTGCGAGTACGTGGACGTGGTCGAGCAACTGGCCATCGACCGCCTGAAGCAGATCTTCGGCGCCGAAGCCGCCAACGTGCAGCCCAACTCGGGCTCGCAGGCGAACCAGGGCGTGTACATGGCTGTGCTCAAGCCGGGCGACACCGTGCTGGGCATGAGCCTGGCCGAAGGCGGCCACCTGACGCACGGCGCGTCGGTCAACGCCTCGGGCAAGCTGTACAACTTCATCTCGTACGGCCTGGACGAAAACGAAGTCCTGAACTACGAACAGGTCGAGCAGCTGGCCAAGGAACACAAGCCCAAGCTGATCGTGGCGGGCGCTTCGGCCTACGCGCTGCATATCGACTTCGAACGCATGGCCCGCATCGCCCGTGAAAACGGCGCGCTGTTCATGGTCGACATCGCCCACTATGCGGGCCTGGTCGCCGGCGGCGCCTACCCCAACCCGGTCCCGCACGCCGACTTCGTCACCTCGACCACGCACAAGTCGCTGCGCGGCCCGCGCGGCGGCGTCATCATGATGAAGGCCGAGCACGAGAAGATCATCAATTCGGCGATCTTCCCCGGCATCCAGGGCGGTCCGCTGATGCATGTCATCGCCGGCAAGGCCGTGGCCTTCAAGGAAGCGCTGGAACCCGAGTTCAAGGGCTACGCGGAGCAAGTGGTCAAGAACGCCAAGGTCCTGGCTGACACGCTGGTCAAGCGTGGCCTGCGCATCGTCTCGGGTCGCACCGAAAGCCACGTCATGCTGGTGGACCTGCGTTCCAAGGGCATCACGGGCAAGGAAGCCGAAGCGGTGCTGGGTCAGGCCCACATCACGGTCAACAAGAACGCGATCCCGAACGACCCGGAAAAGCCCTTCGTGACCAGCGGCATCCGTCTGGGCACGCCGGCCATGACCACCCGCGGTTTCACCGAAGCCGACGCCGAGCTGACCGCCAACCTGATCGCCGACGTGCTGGACAACCCGCGCGACGAAGCGAACATCGCCGCCGTGCGCGCCAAGGTCAACGAACTGACCTCGCGCCTGCCGGTGTACGGCAAGAAGTAA
- a CDS encoding YbhB/YbcL family Raf kinase inhibitor-like protein: protein MELSSLSFSDHESIPERYAFGKIDAQSHVALADNFNPQFSWDDVPAGTQSFALICHDPDVPSRPDDVNQEGREVPADLARVDFFHWVLVDLPADLREIDEGAFSNGITPRGKGGPLAPMDARQGINSYSSWFANDHDMSGEYFGYDGPCPPWNDALVHRYIFTLYALDVPSLNLQGSFNGEDALRAIQKHVLAQASLTGTYTLNPELAPKQIGATSA, encoded by the coding sequence ATGGAACTTTCGAGTTTGTCTTTTTCCGATCACGAGTCGATTCCCGAACGCTACGCTTTCGGCAAGATCGATGCGCAATCGCACGTCGCGCTGGCAGATAACTTCAACCCGCAGTTTTCCTGGGACGACGTCCCGGCGGGCACGCAGTCGTTTGCACTGATCTGCCATGATCCCGATGTGCCCTCGCGTCCTGACGACGTCAACCAGGAAGGCCGCGAAGTGCCCGCCGACCTGGCTCGCGTGGATTTCTTCCATTGGGTGCTGGTCGATCTGCCGGCCGACCTGCGCGAGATCGACGAAGGCGCGTTTTCCAACGGCATCACGCCACGCGGCAAGGGCGGCCCGCTGGCGCCCATGGACGCGCGCCAAGGCATCAATTCCTATTCGTCGTGGTTCGCCAATGACCACGACATGAGCGGCGAGTATTTCGGCTACGACGGCCCGTGCCCGCCCTGGAACGATGCCCTGGTCCATCGCTACATCTTCACGCTGTACGCGCTGGATGTGCCCAGCCTGAATCTGCAGGGTTCGTTCAACGGCGAAGACGCGTTGCGTGCCATTCAGAAGCACGTGCTGGCGCAGGCGTCGCTGACCGGCACCTATACGCTCAATCCCGAACTCGCGCCCAAGCAAATCGGGGCCACGTCGGCCTGA
- a CDS encoding M23 family metallopeptidase, whose protein sequence is MNRGLHELASGIKRKVAAVFAPVEPKPHRSGLLRRTLLVTAIGLFAGAAALGMVQQPDRTELPPSRVIQSILPLTAEQVEVSTPSAAPYISETRIRPGDTLSAVLQRLELDAPNLQSFLTHDASARSIYKLYPGRSVQAATDEQGNLVWLRYIHTPGNETDGQVVTRMLHVAPAGDSYKAEEVTESTERQTRVAVGTIKSSLFGATDSAGIPDSVTMQMADILSAKIDFLRDLRQGDQFRVVYEVRSHDGRYAGAGRVLALEFINGGKTYNAVWFSPDEKSGSYYDFDGTSLRGAFLRTALKFSRISSTFGMRMHPIHKTWTGHKGVDYAAPSGTPIHSTADGTVEFSGWQNGYGNVVIVKHHGKYSTLYAHQSRIAEGVTKGSKVSQGQLLGYVGSTGWATGPHLHYEFRVDNQPIDPLSVDLPVARALEPAEVRAFNQAVDPYKQQIQLLAQFQQTLPDALTNVASR, encoded by the coding sequence ATGAATCGTGGCCTCCACGAACTGGCGAGTGGCATCAAGCGCAAAGTCGCTGCCGTATTTGCGCCCGTTGAGCCCAAGCCGCATCGCTCGGGACTTCTCCGCCGCACGCTTCTCGTCACCGCAATTGGTCTGTTCGCAGGCGCCGCCGCTCTCGGCATGGTGCAGCAACCCGACCGCACCGAACTCCCCCCCTCGCGCGTCATCCAGAGCATTCTGCCGCTGACCGCCGAGCAAGTCGAAGTCAGCACGCCCAGCGCCGCCCCCTACATCAGCGAAACCCGGATCCGTCCGGGCGACACGCTGTCGGCAGTGCTGCAGCGCCTGGAACTCGACGCGCCCAACCTGCAATCCTTCCTGACGCACGACGCCAGCGCCCGCAGCATCTACAAGCTGTATCCCGGCCGCTCGGTGCAAGCCGCCACGGACGAACAGGGCAACCTGGTCTGGCTGCGCTACATCCACACGCCCGGCAACGAAACCGACGGGCAGGTCGTGACGCGCATGCTGCACGTGGCCCCGGCCGGCGACAGCTACAAGGCCGAGGAAGTCACCGAAAGCACCGAGCGCCAGACCCGCGTTGCCGTCGGCACCATCAAGTCCTCGCTCTTCGGCGCCACGGACTCCGCCGGCATCCCGGACTCGGTCACCATGCAGATGGCCGACATCCTCAGCGCCAAGATCGACTTCCTGCGCGACCTGCGCCAGGGCGATCAATTCCGCGTGGTCTACGAAGTGCGTTCGCACGACGGCCGCTACGCCGGCGCTGGCCGCGTGCTGGCCCTGGAATTCATCAACGGCGGCAAGACCTACAACGCCGTCTGGTTCAGCCCCGACGAAAAGTCCGGCTCTTACTACGACTTCGACGGCACCAGCCTGCGCGGCGCGTTCCTGCGCACCGCCCTGAAGTTCAGCCGCATCAGCTCGACCTTCGGCATGCGCATGCATCCCATCCACAAGACCTGGACGGGCCATAAGGGCGTCGACTACGCCGCACCGTCGGGTACGCCGATCCACTCCACCGCGGACGGCACGGTCGAATTCTCGGGCTGGCAGAACGGCTACGGCAACGTCGTCATCGTCAAGCACCACGGCAAGTATTCGACGCTGTACGCGCACCAGAGCCGCATCGCCGAAGGCGTCACCAAGGGCTCGAAGGTCTCGCAAGGCCAACTGCTGGGCTATGTCGGTTCCACCGGCTGGGCCACCGGTCCGCACCTGCACTACGAGTTCCGCGTCGACAACCAGCCTATCGACCCGCTGTCGGTGGACCTGCCCGTGGCCCGCGCCCTCGAACCCGCGGAAGTCCGCGCGTTCAACCAGGCAGTCGACCCCTACAAGCAGCAGATCCAGTTGCTGGCGCAGTTCCAGCAGACGCTGCCCGACGCGCTGACCAACGTGGCCAGCCGCTAA